In Pseudorasbora parva isolate DD20220531a chromosome 9, ASM2467924v1, whole genome shotgun sequence, the sequence TCTGTTGACTGAGCTGGTGTAAATGAAACAGTCTCCCACCCACAGACCCGTCTTTACCACTTCCTGAATCTCTCCCAGGAcctgcacacacaaacacagacaagATCAAACCTTTTGTTTCAAATCTTTAAAGTCAACATCCAAATGGACTCAATTACCATCTTCATTAAAATCCTGGTTGtattgtaaattatttattagagcatttttttcctATTCTTTTTTTCCAAGcattcatttaattaaaatgctttTCCTTTTAAACAACCCTTTTTTCAACCGATTAAACATGACTGTTTAAACACTGTGGGCTGACCTCAAAAGCATCTTCAATTCCATCTTCAGTAACGTTCTCATTTGACTCTTGTGATGCGGCCACCTTCTCTGACAGATAGCGCAGGATGAAGAAAGACTCCTCTGTGGCAATGCAAACCAGCTCACCAGAGTCTGACCAGAAAATCTGTAAGTACAGATGAAATTGGTCTAGGCACACTAAGAAACTGCCAACCATATCGAACAAAAGAAAGGAGGACTGTAGAATTTGACTCACATGTTTGGGCTGGATCTCAATGCGACGAATCAGCTCTGTGTTATCCCAGTCATAGAAAGCCAAGCCATTGACTGATCTGACGCCCAGCAAGAAACCACCATAGATGCCTGCAAGCACACAACCATTCATTTACATAAAGCCATTTGCTTGTAGTACATGTAATCAAGGAATTGAGCATGCCGTATAGTGTGCATTTGTAAATGTTCTGTATTTACTACTTTTTGCATACAAAAAGTTTGATTCACTACTTGCCTACACTTTTTTACTACTTGTTTACCTTCAGCTCCGAAGTCTGGCTTAAAAGATTTTTTCTCCTTGAAATTTTTGAAGATCTTCACCACACTGCTGCTTTCCCGAATTGCGTAccttattttaaaacaaaatcctGTCAGTTTTTACATTTCTCACAGTCGAGGAGTATTTTTAGCAAGCAGTCGGTCTGAACATCTGTCTTCTATATGCTTGTAGAGCACTTACTCAGAGGAATCATGGGCCCAGACAAACTCCTGTGCAGATCCAAAGCTCTTGTTTCTCAGAGCCACAGCGGTGTAGATGATGTACTCTCCATCTCCGCACACCACCACGAACCTAAACAACGAGATtaaaagttacatttataaacTGCAGCAAGGATCGGGCTGCATGTACATGAGCAGCGTTAGAGTGTAGATATGATAGACTTACCTGCCGTTAGGATTGTGCTGGAGAGTTTGAGGGTAGATCTCACAGCTGCCCATGTCCTTCACCGCCAGTGGCAGCCTCTCACCATCCTTGATCTCAGCATCTCCCATGGCTTTGAGGTTAGCCTGCTGAATCTCAGAGTGCTTGGCCCAAATTATCTTTCCGTTGGCATCCATGGACATGGCTGGCTCCTCACGACCAAGctaaatcacaaataaatactgaaTTAAGTAGAGAACTCTCAACAtgatatattacattataaagcTCTTCagattattagttaatgttcaTTAACTACACAGTACATAGTAATGTAAATCTATAGACATAACCATTTAAAAAGTCACATATGCTTACAATAGGATGTATTTTTACAATGGCAATTGTCAGCAACCATTACTGTAgtatttagtgtcacatgatccttcagaaatcatactaATGCACTGATTtcctgcttaagaaacatttattattattatcaatgttgaaaatagttgtgccataaaaaaaaaaaaaaaactgttttgggGGGTTTGGGATTCATTGaggaatagaaagttcaaaagaacagcatttattttttatttatttatttgaaaaatttaAAATCTTTTGTAAAATTATCTATCCTCTGGTAACCTCTGCAGACAGCCCTGGATCAAACCTAATGGCTGTCGTTGCGGGGACTGAACTTTTCAATTAATCAGCCTGAGCTTTAGCCAGTAGGTCACATCGCTGACAGGCGACAGCGTGGTGAtccttttaaattatttttagtaCCTTAATAATGATGCTGCCTTCGTCATAGCCCAATGCTACATTGTTGGAGCCGCGCAAGCCAGACACACACCACACCCGCTCCATACCGTAGTTCAGCGTACTCTCTAGACGGTAAGTGCTGGAGTGCCAGATACGAACCGTGCCTTAAAAGACAGTTACAAGAAGCTTTAAAAGTGATGCATTcatttttcatttgaaaataCTTCATACTAGTGATCGGAAAAACAAAGCCTTTCCAAACCTTTGAATCAACTGGACCATTTGCGTTGCAAAATGCTTTACTCAAAACACCACACGCTAGTGACCactgctggtcagaacagtgtaaatgcagtAAAAACTCATCAAAACCATGCATAAAAACACTTTTAgtctttatgtgtgttttaatgaaatcgTCGATTTCTCACttactgaaatcacatgactttggcAGTTTGATACATGCTCCAAGTCACTGGTTCATATTTGCAAAGGGTTAAAAGCATCATAAAGCGTGTTTTGAAAGCACCCATCAGTTTATACAGTCCCAGTTTAATGTGAAGAGACCACTGAAAGCCTTtagcttttaaaatattttactgccaaaaaaataaaaaaaataagttaaagggttagttcacccaaaaaagaaaattatgtcattaattacttaccctaatgtcgtttgacacccgtaagacctctgttcatctttggaacacaaatgaagatatttttgttgaaatccgatggctcagactgGCTTTAATTTtgtctctcaagacccataaaatgCACTTAaaacgtcgttacaaagcccatctcactatagtggttctacaataattttatgaagtgacgagaatagtttttgtgtgcaaaaaaaccctAAACAACGACTTacatagtgatggccgatttcaaaccAAAGATTTGAACCtctatgaatcagcgtattgactcatgatttggatcgtgtcaaactgctgaaatcatgtgacattggcgatccaaaacCTGAATccatacgctgattcataaccgttcgaatctttgttttgaaatcggccatcactatacaagtcattatttagggttttttttgggcacaaaaactattctcgccgcttcataaaattattgtagagccactgtagtgagatggactttttaacgACGTCTTAAAgtaacactccaccgtttttagaaatagggcttattcagcttctttcctacatttagatatgtgggcaaatgcatttttgtctcagtgcatgcattgttttagtttggcagagtcactgctagcttagcttagcataataaaTGCAATCCTGTTGctagctagcatgtcccgaatGAAAGTCATCccaaaaagcaaaaacaaaaaacaccttattacttcttgtggcctgcgtattcacgagtacaaatagcgatgcagattaagactaggcgatttcctaggcagatattgacttgggactatattatgggtaAGCACAGgcaaagcactgctacttgggatatcacggctctcatcctcacgtcctccggctgttgagcgatcacaatgtgttgcgtgatatctctgcacccaggtagcagtgcttcgcctgtgtgACAAAAATGcctttgcccacatatctaaatgtaggaaagaagttgaataagccctatttctaaaaacggtggagtgttcctttaagtgccttttatgggtcttgagagaggaaatgacattggtgtcgaTGAAAGCCTTTCTAAGCAAtaagatttcaacaaaaatatcttcatttgtgttccaaagatgaacagaggtcttacgggtgtcgaacgacatcagggtaagtaattattgacagaattttcatttttgggtgaactaaccctttaaacaaatatttgcaTGAGGAATGAGGCAGTGTAGTTTTATAAAAGTGATCATTGGCTCACCATCCTCTGATCCAGTGATGATGATTGGCAGCTCTGGGTGGAAGTTTACACAGGACACATTCTGAGCGTGACCCTCAAGAGTTTGAACACACGTCTTATTCTAAAGAGAAAGAGGTATACAGAACAGAAGTAAATAAAAAGCCAGGAATGACTTGCTCCATTGATTATCATCAATATCATTCATACCTGATAGTCCCAAATCTTAACCAGTCGGTCATCAGCTCCAGATATAAGGTAGGGTTTATCTCCTCCACTGTAATAATCAATGCAGTTCACCCCCTTGTCATGACCCTCAAGAGTGAAGTTAGGAGAAGAAGAGCCCAGCTGCCAAACCTGAAACACAACAAAGAAGGAATCATTGGGGAGACGTCAGATTTGAACTTGTTCTATCCGCATCTGTGTTCAGTCTTACCTTAATGGTTCTGTCCAGTGATGCACTCGCAAACTGGTTGTTGTCCTTGGGGTTGATGACAATCTGCATGACGTAATGTGTGTGGCCCTCAAATACCTGACTGCAGGTCCATTTCTTCTCCCAGTCCCACAGCTTTATCAACATGTCATCTAAAGGCACACACACCCAATGAATGTTAAACACAAATAGTATTGTATATACACTACACTTACAAGGTTTGGGGttgttaagatttttttttctttttaaaggctgcatttatttgatcaaaaatagtaATACTGTGGAATATTATgaccatttaaaataacagttttctatttaatatatttaaaaatgtaactgaTGACAGCTGATTTTTTAGCAGCCATTATTCCAgtgttcagtgtcacataatacttcagaaataattctaataagCTGATTTGGtggtcaagaaacatttatcatcatcaatgttgaaatctattgtgctgcttaatatttttgtggaaaccgtgatacTGTAGAACTGTACATTTTCTTTAGGATTCTTTTaggaatagaaagttcaaaagaacagcatttattgcaAATAGAAATCTTTCATAACCATACAAATGTCTTAACTGTCACTTTAATGCAATCTTGGTGAATAaaggtgtttattttatttttaaatcttacTGACACACCAAACTTTTAAATCATAGTGTAATATATGGTTTATcttcaaatatgtaaaataaaaactgtttgCAAAATGTAATATGTCCATACCACTGCTCGTGAGGATGTAGGGCTGGGTTGGATGCACAGCGATGCAACGAATGTAATCGGAATGGGCCTCAAACATGTGCACTCGCTCTAATGTATTGTAGTTGAAAACACGAATTTGCATGTCATCCTAGAAAAGGAGAGGAGATTTATTAAAAAGTTAATATCAGTACCAAAtctataataaatgtaatagtaTTAATCTATATTATAATGGTATAGTATAATAGTACATTTGTGTTCATGTTTATACTTACAGCACCAGTTATGACCCAATTTTTCCTGGCAACAAACTTGGCAGCTCTTACTGGCAGGTCACATACTTCAAACGTCTTAACCAAAGTCTATTAAAAGGTAAATATAAGAGATTATtagaaaaacattaaacacactTAGTGCTCTGTTGTATCCCTAATGTTTGATGTAAAGACCCAATAGTGCTGTAGAAGAACTGTGCAAGGCTCCTACTCACTTGTGTTTCATGGTTCCACACACAGACACTGCCGTTGTACAGACTGGCCAGCATCCATGGCTCAGATGGATGAAGGTCTACGCTTTTGACACGGTCAGATCGAGCCGTGAGTTTGCGCTTGATGTCCAGCCTCAGAGGCTAGAAGAGAAGAATCAGaatcactgtcacttttaagTTGATATTGATCAGCAGCAATCGCTTTAGTCAGCTAGTAACACCTATTCAGTAGTAAAACCAATAGTCTTTAAAAGCACAAAACTTAATTGTTTCAAGAACAGAATGCCGTGACATTGTTATTCAACCTGTTTTTACCCACAACTACACAAACATTTGCTATTTATCACCCAGTTGAAAGTCTGATATAGTATCGGCAACTAACCTTTACAGCACATTTAATAAGCAACAAAATTACAACACATCAAGCCTCACCAAGATAATGTCAGGACAGGAATGAGCATTCTACTCAATAAAATAGATACAGCATCACATTTCTATAgagcttatttattaatgtctACTTATGTTCATGTTACAGGCACATTCATGTCATCAGCTGTTAGCAAGAAAACAAGATATCACTTCATACAACATTTAAGTGGacaattaatttataatatatgtAGCAATCTTAAGTATTTAAATAATAGTAGTATATCGAAAAAAATAgtgaaaattaataaataaattaccgACTGGCTGAATGAGAGTTGTCTATGTGGCCATTCTAAGGGCCTTCGTGGCTAACAGCTCGAGCTAACGTTATTGAACGCGTATTTTTCCTCAATATATGCGAAACAGCTCCAATATTGCCCATAAAGTAAACACTGATGTGCCACTTACCATGTTTGCGGTTGCTGGTTTTTGTCTCCTTCAGTTGCAATATTTATATCATCCACCGAgagattctgaagtgtttcCTCGGCTTCAGTTGTGTCTGTGCACGGCAGGCAAATGTGACGTGGAACTTCCTCAAAGCCCGTGCGCTTGACGTCGGAAGCGTTGACGTGACACTCGGACGGTCTCGGAGTTTTTCGGTTAATTTCGGTTAAACTCGGCATTTAAGGGGACACTGCATTTTAGCTTTAGTGTACTTATGATTAATAATTCATAATATATAATTCACGCCAAAAAAAATACCGTGCTGAAATGTGCCCGTCAACTGAAAATTCTCACTacattataattaaataaataaataatttataataaatattaaaatgtaataatcgTCCAACAACAAGTTAGGCTAGCCTAGCATAGCATAGCATAGCTTTGAGTCAAAAAGTAGCctgattattttatatatatttatatttatatgtgtgtgtgtgttatcaggCTACTTTTTGACTCAAAGCTATGCTAGCCTAACAATTTTTTCCCACACTAGGCTAGGCTACTTCTTCAATCATCTaatttgtataataataataataataataagagagTAAAAAGgctgttaataaataaatattgtttgcTTTAGATACCACAATACTCTTCTTAATGGTCACAGAATCAATCTTTAATTTAGTACTGTAAAACGATTTTAAGATTCATTATGAAGGTAGAAACAAcaggtttcttttttttttcatttaaccCTGTAAAGCCTAACATTAGAaataagtcttttttttttttttttgtaaaagtctaaaaaagaacaaaacaaacaaaaaacaagaataaaaaaatattttgtttatacatttttgcaTGTATTTTTGTTCAGTACAATATTTGGTACATTAGCTTTTTATGGTTGATATTGCCCCATAGTATGGACGCCGGTTTCCGTcactaaatttaaaaaaaaaaaaactttttttctcacaattgcgagttataaattcagaattctgagatataaagtcgcaatatctttttttttcttttttttttagtggcggaaacgggcttccatactATGGTGATAGTATGGATCTCAttgaagaagaagagaaaaacagCTATTTTCTTCAAAACCAAGCaaaaatatgttatatatatatatatatatatatatatatatatatatatatatatatatatatatatatatatatatatatatatatatatatatatatatatatatatatatatatatatatatatatatatatatatatacagtcttgttcaaaataatagcagtacaatgtgactaaccagaataatcaaggtttttagtatattttttattgctacgtggcaaacaagttaccagtaggttcagtagattctcagaaaacaaatgagacccagcattcatgatatgcacgctcttaaggctgtgcaattgggcaattagttgaattagttgaaaggggtgtgttcaaaaaaatagcagtgtggcattcaatcactgaggtcatcaattttgtgaagaaacaggtgtgaattaGGTGGCCCCtttttaaggatgaagccaacacttgttgaacatgcatttgaaagctgaggaaaatgggtcgttcaagacattgttcagaagaacagcgtactttaaataaaaagttgattagagaggggaaaacctataaaggggtgcaaaaaatgataggctgttcagctaaaatgatctccaatgccttaaaatggagagcaaaaccagagagacgtggaagaaaatggaagacaaccatcaaaatggatagaagaataaccagaatggcaaaggctcagccaatgatcacctccaggatgatcaaagacagtctggagttacctgtaagtactgtgacagttagaagacgtctgtgtgaagctaatctattttcaagaatcccccgcaaagtccctctgttaaaaaaaaggcatgtgcagaagaggttacaatttgccaaagaacacatcaactggcctaaagagaaatggaggaacattttgtggactgatgagagtaaaattgttctttttgggtccaagggccacaggcagtttgtgagacgacccccaaactctgaattcaagccacagtacacagtgaagacagtgaagcatggaggtgcaagcatcatgatatgggcatgtttctcctactatggtgttgggcctatttatcgcataccagggatcatggatcagtttgcatatgttaaaatacttgaagaggtcatgttgccctatgctgaagaggacatgcccttgaaatggttgtttcaacaagacaatgacccaaaacacactagtaaacgggcaaagtcttggttccaaaccaacaaaattaatgttatggagtggccagcccaatctccagaccttaatccaattgagaacttgaggggtgatatcaaaaatgctgtttctgaagcaaaaccaagaaatgtgaatgaattgtggaatgttgttaaagaatcatggagtggaataacagctgagaggtgccacaagttggttgactccatgccacacagatgtcaagcagttttaaaaaactgtggtcatacaactaaatattagtttagtgattcacaggattgctaaatcccagaaaaaaaaaaatgtctgtacaaaatagttttgagtttgtacagtcaaaggtagacagtgctatttttttgaacacacccctttcaactaattgcacaattgcacagccttaagagcgtgcatatcatgaatgctgggtcttgtttgttttctgagaatctactgaacctactggtaacttgtttgccacgtagcaataaaaaatatactaaaaaccttgattattctggttagtcacattctactgctattattttaaacaagactgtatatatatatatatatatatatatatatatatatatatatatatatatatatatatatataacatatttaatgcaatgcaatacgatTGAAAGATGTACAAATAAACATTCCTCAAAAGCCCAGTGTATCATATTTGATgctcacataaaaaaaaaaaaaaaaagtgtggatAGTCAAGTAAATGTTGCTTCAGTCTGTGCTCATCTTGAAATATTGATACAAATATACTACAAGAAATGTAAAACTCATTATCTTTATTTAGACAGAAGAAAACTGTGTTGAAAACGAGAAGTGTTGAAAGTGTCACATTGTGAGTCAATTTAATCTCCTGAGAAAGTAGTGATGCCTCAAGTTAACACACAGCTTGATTTTGATTGACTTGTTAAGTATAGCACAAGGAACGTAACGATGAATCATATGACAATTCACTCTTTTCTTTTGTAAACTTGATGGCACACAGCATCTTCACATGTCAATTCCTGCAAGTGAAATGATCATGAGGTCAAAACATTTCCTTTGTGAGTATACGGCAGAGCAGGAATTGTATGAAAGGGTAATAATATTCATTCAGTGGCACACTTTAAATGTCTTGATTTCATAAAAACtgcaaacatttaaatattatatgaaaTAATGTTGATTCTAACATTGAtctggttaaagggttagttcaccccaaaaaaataattttttcattaatgactcatcctaatgtcgttccacactgtaagacctccgttcatcttcggaacacagtttaagatattttatatttagtccgaggcctttctgtccttgaacagaaagacaatgctgaataaagtcttattttttattttattttttggaccaAATTGTATTGCTGACGCTTCAAAAgtgtctaactaaccaactgatgtcacatatggactactttgatgatgttttcatacCTTCTGGAGGtcgacagcaagtgggcatacacttacattcaaaggacagaaaggcctcggactaaatctaaaatatctttaactgtgttccgaggatgaacagaggtcttacaggtgttgaacgacattggggtgagtcattaatgaaagaaatgtcattttttggtgaactaaccctttaatcttaTCCATAGAATGACTAGGATGCTCACCAGGTAAAGTTTGTCTTCTTCTATCCAGTGTTTCCATCCCCGGTTTGCTTTCTCACCCTTCTGGGTGGCCACCAATTTGTCTCCTTCCCAGGTCACCAGAGTCTTAATATGTGAAATAAATATTAAAGCCTAGGAACTGGCCAGTTTCTATATTTACATGATTTTAATGAAAGCAAAACTCATTTTACAATTTCTTgtaatttacaacaaatatgTCGCTGGTGTCAGCTTCTCCAAGGAGATTTGTTTATCCCTGTTGTCAAATGTAGTGCATAGCAACAGTGAAAATGTATCTTGACTACCTTTAGTGGTTATTTTGGGAAAAAAcaggtggggggggggggggggggcgtttTCCTTCACTCTACCCTACTCATTTGTTGCGGTGTAGTTATTCATTAATgatggaacagtattctaaagtgttacccctGATTTGTGTACTTTGCACTAAATCTATATTGAGATGACATGAGAGAAATAAAAAagactttaaatatattttgtccCTTTGGGTAAAAGTTTCGACCTGTTCTCTATTTGTTTTGTTAATCACTGAACAAACGGACTGAG encodes:
- the copb2 gene encoding coatomer subunit beta', which codes for MPLRLDIKRKLTARSDRVKSVDLHPSEPWMLASLYNGSVCVWNHETQTLVKTFEVCDLPVRAAKFVARKNWVITGADDMQIRVFNYNTLERVHMFEAHSDYIRCIAVHPTQPYILTSSDDMLIKLWDWEKKWTCSQVFEGHTHYVMQIVINPKDNNQFASASLDRTIKVWQLGSSSPNFTLEGHDKGVNCIDYYSGGDKPYLISGADDRLVKIWDYQNKTCVQTLEGHAQNVSCVNFHPELPIIITGSEDGTVRIWHSSTYRLESTLNYGMERVWCVSGLRGSNNVALGYDEGSIIIKLGREEPAMSMDANGKIIWAKHSEIQQANLKAMGDAEIKDGERLPLAVKDMGSCEIYPQTLQHNPNGRFVVVCGDGEYIIYTAVALRNKSFGSAQEFVWAHDSSEYAIRESSSVVKIFKNFKEKKSFKPDFGAEGIYGGFLLGVRSVNGLAFYDWDNTELIRRIEIQPKHIFWSDSGELVCIATEESFFILRYLSEKVAASQESNENVTEDGIEDAFEVLGEIQEVVKTGLWVGDCFIYTSSVNRLNYFVGGEIVTIAHLDRTMYLLGYIPKDDRLYLGDKELNIVSYSLLVSVLEYQTAVMRRDFGMADKVLPTIPKEQRTRVAHFLEKQGFKQQALAVSTDPEHRFELALQLGELKIAYQLAVEAESEQKWKQLAELAISKCQFGLAQECLHHAQDYGGLLLLATASGNAAMVGKLAEGAERDGKNNVAFMTYFLQGKLDNCLELLIKTNRLPEAAFLARTYLPSQVSRVVKLWRESLSKVNQKAAESLADPTEYENLFPGLKESFVAEQYLRETCVGQTRPASDYPLITPNEERNVLEEATGYEPKGIIPTPAQEVKETEEAPEDVGVLASVIAAVSAPVVAAMSHAESQPPQKVEEKTEEEPPKMTAAEQKVIDDLEDDLDNMELDDIDTTDVNLDDDFLDD